A part of Jaculus jaculus isolate mJacJac1 chromosome 17, mJacJac1.mat.Y.cur, whole genome shotgun sequence genomic DNA contains:
- the Ccr5 gene encoding C-C chemokine receptor type 5: MNFQVPSPTDDTDYGMAEPCQKTNVKQLAAQLLPPLYSLVFISGFVGNVLVILILISCKKLKSMTDIYLFNLAISDLLFLLTLPFWAHYAANEWVFGNIMCKLLTGLYHIGYFGGIFFIILLTIDRYLAVVHAVFALKARTVTFGVMTSGVTWVVAIFASLPGIIFTRSQKEGFHYTCSPHFPNRQYHFWKNFQTLKMIILGLVLPLLVMVICYSGILHTLLRCRNEKKRHRAIRLIFAIMIVYFLFWTPYNIVLFLTTFQMFFGLNNCDNSNRLDQAIQVTETLGMTHCCINPVIYAFVWEKFRKYLFVFFQKHITKCFCKHCPIFQQDSPEHVSSVYTRSTGEQEVSVGL, encoded by the coding sequence ATGAATTTTCAAGTACCGAGTCCGACCGATGACACTGATTATGGCATGGCAGAACCCTGCCAAAAGACTAATGTGAAGCAACTTGCAGCCCAGCTTCTGCCCCCACTCTATTCATTGGTTTTCATCTCTGGTTTTGTGGGCAACGTGCTCGTCATCCTCATTCTGATAAGCTGTAAAAAGCTGAAGAGCATGACCGATATCTACCTGTTCAACCTGGCCATTTCAGACCTGCTATTCCTGCTCACACTCCCCTTCTGGGCTCACTATGCTGCAAATGAATGGGTCTTTGGAAACATAATGTGTAAGTTATTGACAGGGCTCTATCACATTGGTTATTTTGGTGGAATCTTCTTCATCATCCTCCTGACCATTGATAGGTACTTGGCTGTTGTCCATGCTGTGTTTGCTCTAAAAGCCAGAACAGTTACCTTTGGGGTGATGACAAGTGGAGTTACCTGGGTGGTAGCTATATTTGCCTCTCTCCCAGGAATAATATTTACCAGATCTCAAAAAGAGGGGTTTCATTATACATGCAGCCCTCATTTTCCAAACCGTCAATATCATTTCTGGAAGAATTTCCAGAcattaaaaatgattattttgggCCTGGTCCTGCCCCTGCTTGTCATGGTCATCTGCTACTCAGGAATCCTGCACACTCTGCTTCGCTGTCGGAATGAGAAGAAGAGGCACAGGGCTATAAGGCTCATCTTTGCCATCATGATTGTCTACTTTCTTTTCTGGACTCCCTACAACATTGTCCTCTTCCTCACTACTTTCCAGATGTTCTTTGGCCTGAATAATTGTGATAACTCTAATAGACTGGACCAGGCCATTCAGGTGACAGAGACTCTAGGGATGACACACTGCTGCATCAACCCTGTCATCTATGCCTTCGTTTGGGAGAAGTTCCGAAAGtatctgtttgtatttttccaAAAACACATTACCAAATGCTTTTGCAAACACTGTCCAATCTTCCAGCAAGACAGTCCTGAGCATGTAAGCTCAGTCTATACTCGATCCACTGGGGAGCAGGAAGTCTCTGTTGGCTTATAA